The following proteins are co-located in the Triplophysa dalaica isolate WHDGS20190420 chromosome 2, ASM1584641v1, whole genome shotgun sequence genome:
- the eif3f gene encoding eukaryotic translation initiation factor 3 subunit F has translation MAVYGPVVKIHPVVLASIVDSYERRNEGASRVIGTLLGTIEKHSVEVTNCFSVPHNESEDEVAVDMEFAKNMYELHKKVSPSEVIIGWYATGFDITEHSVLIHEYYSREASNPIHLTVDTALQSNKMNIRAYVSSQMGVPGKTVGVMFTPLTVKYIYYDTERIGVDLLQRTRASPNRTNGLTTDLAQVGGAAGRVQEMLSTVLAYIEDVLSGKVTADNSVGRYLMDLVNKVPKISAEDFESMLNSNINDLLMVTYLANLTQAQIGLNEKLVVL, from the exons ATGGCGGTCTACGGCCCGGTTGTGAAGATCCACCCGGTGGTTTTAGCATCGATAGTTGACTCCTACGAGCGCAGAAATGAAGGGGCAAGTCGTGTGATCGGAACATTATTAG GAACCATAGAAAAACATTCAGTTGAGGTCACCAACTGTTTCTCTGTTCCTCACAATGAGTCTGAAGATGAG GTGGCTGTGGACATGGAGTTTGCCAAAAACATGTATGAGCTGCATAAGAAGGTCTCACCGAGTGAAGTTATTATTGGGTG GTATGCCACAGGATTTGACATCACCGAGCACTCTGTTCTGATTCATGAGTATTACAGCCGAGAGGCTTCAAATCCCATTCACCTCACAGTTGACACGGCACTTCAGAGCAACAAAATGAACATCCGCGCCTACGTCAG TTCACAGATGGGTGTCCCAGGCAAGACCGTTGGTGTCATGTTCACCCCACTGACAGTCAAATATATTTACTATGACACAGAGCGCATTGGAG TTGACCTTCTACAAAGAACTCGTGCTTCTCCCAATCGCACCAACGGGCTGACCACAGATCTGGCCCAGGTGGGCGGTGCCGCTGGACGGGTCCAGGAAATGCTGTCCACAGTACTTGCATATATAGAGGATGTGCTG TCTGGTAAAGTGACGGCAGATAACAGTGTTGGTCGCTACCTGATGGATCTTGTGAACAAAGTCCCCAAGATCTCCGCAGAAGATTTTGAAAGCATGTTGAACTCCAACATTAAT GATCTGCTGATGGTGACCTACCTGGCCAATCTCACTCAAGCTCAGATCGGGCTGAATGAGAAACTAGTCGTTCTGTag